The following proteins come from a genomic window of Corallococcus sp. NCRR:
- a CDS encoding M56 family metallopeptidase, producing the protein MTPLMTSPWWSSWSESVWRASWQGALCALAVWLLARAVPRLPAALRAGLWWLVALKFVLTLGWPKPMPLALLPVESTAAQSQTVRLDSAQSQTQGQTVMVLTAPDATVRMRLSPQEQTPVHVEPPSARARAASLFKGAVASLRAHPWTVGGVWALLVLWGAGVAWKVRGHVLAWRQVRGMRERARPLRHPMLEEEAEFLANEAGLRRPPTLLVSDEVVSPLAAGLLSPVIVLPAKALRDLPEDSLRMALAHEIAHLRRGDLWLGWVPALAETVLFFHPLARQAAREYALAREEACDAEALRLTGAEPADYGELLIAFGITRPPGSAAALGASAHLHALHRRLRMLEHVDVVPTQPRRWLKGALFALGAVVLMPFQVVAKAPAESTAPAAKDAAPAPVKVGTVRTLPEDAAPAPRTTVASRATATPAPDAKPSSAAKPTATEHSAKAPGTPADATPLPALPPLPPPTPGKATTQRTTLHVPPSVPAPAPIPDGDKLAPVPPVPPAPPVGSRPTPPVPPAPPARGVVSPVAPMAPMLAAAPRPPAPPAPPDMDIEDGDTFAYLSDGRTMMAGSTDDLYLARTFKQTGKDLLFVRRDNKPMLIRDAKTLEQVRKLMEDDRKLGDAQGSLGEKQAALGKQQAELGQKQADLAYPMSQIAAKHAAIASKRAEIAMERARLHSLADGPERDRKEAELDKRDESFDKELEGLDKEQEALSEKMEALGEEQGKLGEQQGKLGEEQAKLGLQQAARSRENMKKVMAVIDEAIRKGLAEPLPT; encoded by the coding sequence ATGACGCCTCTCATGACCTCGCCGTGGTGGTCGTCGTGGTCGGAGTCGGTGTGGCGCGCCTCGTGGCAGGGGGCGCTGTGCGCGCTGGCGGTCTGGTTGCTGGCCCGGGCCGTGCCGCGCCTGCCCGCGGCCCTGCGCGCCGGCCTCTGGTGGCTGGTGGCGCTCAAGTTCGTGCTCACCCTGGGCTGGCCCAAGCCCATGCCGCTGGCGCTGCTGCCCGTGGAGTCCACGGCCGCGCAATCCCAGACGGTCCGCCTGGACAGCGCGCAATCCCAGACGCAGGGACAGACGGTCATGGTGCTCACGGCGCCCGATGCGACCGTGCGCATGCGGCTGTCGCCGCAAGAGCAGACACCGGTTCACGTGGAGCCCCCTTCGGCCAGGGCGCGGGCCGCCTCGCTCTTCAAGGGCGCGGTGGCGTCGCTCCGCGCGCATCCATGGACGGTGGGCGGGGTGTGGGCGCTGCTCGTCCTCTGGGGCGCGGGCGTGGCGTGGAAGGTGCGGGGGCACGTGCTGGCGTGGCGCCAGGTGCGGGGCATGCGGGAGCGCGCGCGGCCCCTGCGTCACCCGATGCTGGAGGAGGAGGCGGAGTTCCTCGCGAATGAAGCGGGCCTGCGCCGTCCGCCCACGCTGCTCGTGTCGGACGAGGTGGTGAGCCCGCTGGCCGCGGGGCTGCTGTCGCCGGTCATCGTGCTGCCCGCGAAGGCGCTGCGCGACCTGCCGGAGGACTCGCTGCGCATGGCGCTCGCACATGAGATCGCGCACCTGCGGCGCGGGGACCTGTGGCTGGGCTGGGTGCCGGCGCTGGCGGAGACGGTCCTCTTCTTCCACCCGCTCGCGCGCCAGGCGGCCCGTGAGTACGCGCTCGCCCGGGAGGAGGCGTGCGACGCGGAGGCGCTGCGCCTCACCGGCGCGGAGCCCGCGGACTACGGCGAGCTGCTCATCGCCTTTGGCATCACCCGGCCCCCGGGCAGCGCAGCGGCGCTCGGGGCGTCGGCCCACCTTCACGCGCTGCACAGGAGGCTCCGCATGCTGGAACATGTCGATGTCGTCCCCACGCAACCCCGCCGGTGGCTGAAGGGGGCGCTGTTCGCCCTCGGCGCGGTGGTGTTGATGCCCTTCCAGGTCGTCGCCAAGGCGCCCGCGGAGAGCACCGCCCCCGCCGCGAAGGACGCGGCCCCTGCCCCCGTGAAGGTGGGCACCGTCCGAACCCTGCCGGAGGACGCCGCGCCGGCTCCCCGGACGACCGTCGCTTCCCGCGCCACCGCGACGCCTGCTCCTGACGCGAAGCCGTCTTCCGCGGCGAAGCCCACCGCGACGGAGCACTCCGCGAAGGCGCCCGGCACGCCCGCGGACGCGACGCCGCTGCCCGCGCTGCCCCCGCTGCCTCCGCCCACGCCGGGGAAGGCGACCACGCAGCGCACCACCCTGCACGTCCCGCCGTCCGTGCCCGCGCCCGCGCCCATCCCGGACGGTGACAAGCTGGCGCCGGTGCCGCCGGTGCCGCCCGCGCCGCCGGTCGGCAGCAGGCCCACCCCGCCCGTGCCACCCGCGCCGCCGGCCCGTGGCGTGGTGTCCCCGGTAGCGCCCATGGCCCCCATGCTCGCCGCCGCGCCGCGTCCTCCCGCGCCGCCCGCGCCTCCGGACATGGACATCGAGGACGGTGACACCTTCGCGTACCTCTCCGATGGCCGCACGATGATGGCTGGCTCCACGGACGACCTGTACCTGGCGCGCACCTTCAAGCAGACGGGCAAGGACCTGCTCTTCGTGCGCCGCGACAACAAGCCCATGCTGATCCGCGACGCGAAGACGCTGGAGCAGGTGCGCAAGCTGATGGAGGACGACCGCAAGCTGGGCGACGCGCAGGGCTCGCTCGGTGAGAAGCAGGCGGCCCTGGGCAAGCAGCAGGCGGAGCTGGGCCAGAAGCAGGCGGACCTGGCCTACCCCATGTCGCAGATCGCCGCGAAGCACGCCGCCATCGCCTCCAAGCGCGCGGAGATCGCCATGGAGCGCGCCCGCCTCCACTCGCTCGCGGATGGCCCGGAGCGCGACCGCAAGGAAGCGGAGCTCGACAAGCGCGACGAGTCCTTCGACAAGGAGCTGGAGGGGCTGGACAAGGAGCAGGAGGCGCTCAGCGAGAAGATGGAGGCCCTCGGCGAGGAGCAGGGCAAGCTGGGTGAACAGCAGGGCAAGCTGGGCGAGGAGCAGGCGAAGCTGGGCCTGCAGCAGGCCGCCCGCAGCCGCGAGAACATGAAGAAGGTCATGGCCGTCATCGACGAGGCCATCCGCAAGGGCCTGGCCGAGCCCCTGCCCACCTGA
- a CDS encoding BlaI/MecI/CopY family transcriptional regulator, with translation MKKPVGEQELAVLRYVAEHGPATVGEVAERFGEAQGLARSTILTVMERLRLKGHLTRSKVDGVFQYASPVATQELLRDVVGNFVQRTLSGSLSPFVTYLSETEDVSDEELKQLQDVVARLRQKRKE, from the coding sequence ATGAAGAAGCCGGTGGGAGAGCAGGAGCTGGCGGTGCTGCGGTACGTGGCCGAGCACGGGCCGGCGACGGTGGGCGAGGTGGCCGAGCGCTTCGGTGAGGCGCAGGGCCTGGCGCGCTCCACCATCCTGACGGTGATGGAGCGGCTGCGGCTGAAGGGGCACCTGACGCGGAGCAAGGTGGACGGGGTGTTCCAGTACGCCTCGCCGGTGGCGACGCAGGAGCTGCTGCGCGACGTCGTCGGGAACTTCGTGCAGCGCACGCTCTCCGGATCCCTGTCGCCGTTCGTGACCTACCTGTCGGAGACGGAGGACGTGTCCGACGAAGAGCTGAAGCAGCTCCAGGACGTCGTGGCGCGCCTGCGCCAGAAGCGGAAGGAGTGA
- a CDS encoding phospholipase D-like domain-containing protein produces MKRILSPGRNCWTRSETHDAGVLVDARDYYRELYRAIRKARRSIVITGWQFDSDVTLLRGEDLEEANGGEVRLLPLLDQMCRENPELHVYILAWDFSMLLAMEREWMQNLLFNWTTNERLRFRFDSSSPLYGAHHQKLVVVDGVMAFTGGMDVCDCRWDDRDHPARSKLRCDSGRDPHGPYHDVQTVLTGPAVKPLAELFEARWAHSGGGELRLEPVNRDDMTFEATMPAPPGPVAISRTFGKTLLPPQDEVQEIRALYVDAIDAAERFIYIENQYFSSRAIYDALVKRMRAAGRPRLQVMLVLPRQPEALREQIAMGVAQVRLLRALRAVASETGHGFAVYGSAAKDEDGSDVFTYIHSKVLIVDDTFMTIGSANTTNRSLGLDSELNLSWEAEGPGDAVSRAIRRVRVSLMAEQAGLAGVAALRPLVDATHMVETLDGLAHAGQHRLRPHPLETVFDQNPLFKPLEPEEFLIDPEESVLDESLFEALHKGDDGLFASGVRLLSRWLVGKSCETARRHSAILPCDPVQEEGGTLGS; encoded by the coding sequence GTGAAACGCATTCTCAGCCCCGGACGCAACTGCTGGACGCGTTCGGAAACGCATGACGCGGGCGTGCTGGTGGACGCCCGGGACTACTACCGGGAGCTGTATCGGGCCATCCGGAAGGCCCGCCGCTCCATTGTCATCACCGGTTGGCAGTTCGACAGCGACGTGACGTTGCTGCGCGGTGAGGACCTGGAGGAGGCGAACGGCGGCGAAGTCCGGCTGCTGCCGCTGCTGGATCAGATGTGCCGGGAGAACCCGGAGCTGCACGTCTACATCCTCGCGTGGGACTTCAGCATGCTGCTCGCCATGGAGCGCGAGTGGATGCAGAACCTGCTCTTCAACTGGACGACGAACGAACGGCTGCGCTTCCGCTTCGATTCCTCCAGTCCGCTGTACGGCGCCCATCACCAGAAGCTCGTCGTCGTGGACGGCGTGATGGCCTTCACCGGTGGCATGGACGTGTGTGACTGCCGCTGGGATGACCGGGACCACCCCGCGCGCTCGAAGCTGCGCTGCGACTCCGGCCGCGACCCGCACGGGCCCTACCACGACGTGCAGACGGTGCTGACGGGCCCCGCGGTGAAGCCGCTCGCGGAGCTGTTCGAGGCGCGCTGGGCGCACTCGGGCGGAGGCGAGCTCCGCCTGGAGCCCGTGAACCGCGACGACATGACTTTCGAAGCGACGATGCCCGCGCCTCCGGGCCCGGTGGCCATCAGCCGCACCTTCGGCAAGACGCTCCTGCCGCCGCAGGACGAGGTGCAGGAGATCCGCGCGCTGTACGTGGACGCCATCGACGCGGCCGAGCGCTTCATCTACATCGAGAACCAGTACTTCTCCTCGCGCGCCATCTACGACGCGCTCGTCAAACGCATGCGCGCGGCCGGACGGCCCCGGCTCCAGGTGATGCTGGTGCTGCCCCGTCAGCCGGAGGCGCTGCGTGAGCAGATCGCCATGGGTGTCGCCCAGGTGCGCCTCTTGCGCGCGCTGCGCGCGGTGGCATCCGAGACGGGCCACGGCTTCGCGGTGTACGGCTCGGCGGCGAAGGACGAGGACGGCTCGGACGTCTTCACGTACATCCACTCGAAGGTGCTCATCGTGGATGACACCTTCATGACCATTGGCTCGGCGAACACGACCAACCGCAGCCTGGGCCTGGATTCGGAGCTCAACCTGAGCTGGGAGGCGGAAGGCCCCGGCGACGCCGTGTCGCGCGCCATCCGCCGCGTGCGCGTGTCGCTGATGGCGGAGCAGGCAGGCCTGGCGGGTGTGGCCGCGCTGCGCCCGCTGGTGGACGCGACGCACATGGTGGAGACGTTGGACGGGCTGGCCCACGCGGGACAGCACCGGCTGCGTCCGCACCCGCTGGAGACGGTGTTCGACCAGAACCCCCTCTTCAAGCCGCTGGAGCCGGAGGAGTTCCTCATCGACCCGGAGGAGTCGGTGCTGGACGAGTCCCTCTTCGAGGCCCTGCACAAGGGCGACGACGGCCTCTTCGCCTCCGGCGTGCGCCTCTTGTCGCGCTGGCTGGTGGGCAAGTCGTGCGAGACGGCCCGGCGGCACAGCGCCATCCTGCCCTGCGATCCCGTTCAGGAAGAGGGCGGGACGCTGGGGAGCTAG
- a CDS encoding chaperonin: MATKTQKQTIQRKARQVKAKTVKAVSNAGKQAKRVQVTLGDLIAAAFDTVGGEARKVAKVVSSTDMTLATGKHIVFVG, from the coding sequence ATGGCGACCAAGACCCAGAAGCAGACCATCCAGCGCAAGGCCCGTCAGGTGAAGGCGAAGACGGTCAAGGCCGTGTCCAACGCCGGCAAGCAGGCGAAGCGCGTGCAGGTGACGCTCGGTGACCTGATCGCCGCGGCCTTCGACACCGTGGGTGGCGAGGCTCGCAAGGTGGCCAAGGTTGTTTCCTCCACCGACATGACGCTGGCGACCGGAAAGCACATTGTCTTCGTGGGGTGA
- a CDS encoding anti-sigma factor family protein — translation MAGNPACERFVPLLSPYIDGELAPGERVHVERHLAACRDCTGRAADLRAESGLLRVGLDMAVDDVDFKDFAQKVMARVTPEKPPLIERMRLALSEMFLYQRTAMISSLATAAVVMLVALPLVLRDNAPEGYAAERMTVKSIQSYQGARVAPVVMETEGGGSIIWMVDEQEQAPEPVKEKKPGAVESQDSSVTPEDQEGQPAPAPSVPPRPTGGAL, via the coding sequence ATGGCCGGAAATCCCGCGTGTGAGCGTTTCGTACCGCTCCTGTCTCCCTACATCGACGGTGAACTCGCTCCCGGGGAGCGCGTCCACGTGGAGCGGCACCTGGCCGCCTGCCGGGATTGCACGGGCCGCGCGGCGGACCTGCGCGCGGAGTCCGGGTTGCTCCGGGTGGGCCTGGACATGGCGGTGGACGACGTCGACTTCAAGGACTTCGCCCAGAAGGTCATGGCCCGGGTGACGCCGGAGAAGCCGCCCCTCATTGAACGGATGCGGCTGGCCCTGTCGGAGATGTTCCTCTACCAGCGCACGGCGATGATTTCGTCGCTGGCCACCGCCGCGGTGGTGATGCTGGTGGCGCTGCCGCTGGTGCTGCGCGACAACGCGCCGGAGGGCTACGCCGCCGAGCGCATGACGGTGAAGTCCATCCAGTCCTACCAGGGCGCCCGCGTGGCCCCGGTGGTGATGGAGACCGAAGGCGGCGGCTCCATCATCTGGATGGTGGACGAGCAGGAGCAGGCCCCGGAGCCCGTGAAGGAGAAGAAGCCGGGCGCGGTGGAGTCCCAGGATTCGAGCGTGACGCCGGAGGACCAGGAAGGACAGCCGGCGCCGGCTCCGTCCGTCCCGCCCCGGCCCACCGGAGGAGCGCTATGA
- a CDS encoding RNA polymerase sigma factor, translated as MATDDLTLVKRVRSGDQRAFKLLVERYQRKVYAVALGMLKDKEEAMDVSQEAFVKVYKYLDHFKGDASFYTWLYRITSNICIDVLRKRRGGGEPVEFDETQDVDLSEARIGALGSRLGTNPQKSALRKELAEKIQEALATVPEKHRAILLLREIEGMSYEDLARTLDIPKGTVMSRLFHARAKVQKILGDYLELDEAKSGVGNE; from the coding sequence TTGGCCACCGACGACCTCACACTCGTCAAGCGCGTCCGCAGCGGGGACCAGCGCGCCTTCAAGCTCCTCGTCGAGCGTTACCAGCGCAAGGTGTATGCCGTCGCGCTCGGAATGCTGAAGGACAAGGAGGAGGCGATGGACGTCTCGCAAGAGGCGTTCGTCAAGGTCTACAAGTACCTGGACCACTTCAAGGGCGACGCGTCCTTCTACACGTGGCTCTACCGCATCACGTCCAACATCTGCATCGACGTGCTGCGCAAGCGCCGCGGCGGCGGCGAGCCCGTGGAGTTCGACGAGACGCAGGACGTGGACCTCTCCGAGGCCCGCATCGGCGCGCTCGGCAGCCGCCTGGGGACCAATCCCCAGAAGAGCGCCCTGCGCAAGGAGCTGGCGGAGAAGATCCAGGAGGCCCTGGCCACGGTGCCGGAGAAGCACCGCGCCATCCTCCTGCTGCGCGAGATTGAAGGAATGTCCTACGAGGACCTGGCCCGCACGCTGGACATCCCCAAGGGCACGGTGATGAGCCGGCTCTTCCACGCGCGCGCCAAGGTGCAGAAAATCCTGGGGGATTATCTGGAGCTGGACGAAGCCAAGAGCGGGGTGGGCAACGAATGA
- a CDS encoding Immediate early protein ICP0, whose protein sequence is METSTPTTSPGDRTRIGAPPVGLPPEADGGASLEPGREPGGEPGEPGLPGGEGTEVAPDGGDVGARSVRVGVPNRGPRADGTGRAPRADAGTGFESPGAAPQTPRRKGGDGFRTPGSSPTTASPYLGAGEARGPVLDVESLIPSGLDDLESHLAVGKRFASDAALLSAQVRPSSLPSSDRVARLWAFFAAYAEAAAQHPPAEEGRAAFEQALKDQGFAQLQDAHTGQNGVAAGMWVMDAPTPEEARERADAVQLEPPPDVRHSEQAAPLTPGLYQPLPGPFVRRDAQGRPLQNDDPRDRHGSDRRLGARMFWNVLHTFRAGEDTEESSVTQAQWDRMVFGAVLAMVGLALAAIALVSSL, encoded by the coding sequence ATGGAGACCTCCACCCCCACTACCTCCCCCGGGGACCGCACCCGCATCGGCGCTCCGCCCGTGGGGCTTCCGCCAGAGGCGGACGGCGGCGCGTCGTTGGAGCCTGGCAGGGAACCTGGAGGCGAGCCCGGCGAGCCGGGCCTCCCTGGCGGCGAAGGGACGGAAGTGGCTCCGGACGGGGGCGACGTGGGGGCCCGCTCGGTCCGCGTCGGCGTTCCCAACCGGGGCCCCCGCGCGGACGGGACGGGGCGCGCGCCCCGCGCGGACGCCGGCACCGGCTTCGAGTCCCCCGGCGCGGCCCCCCAGACGCCCCGGCGCAAGGGCGGCGACGGCTTCCGGACGCCCGGCTCCAGCCCCACCACCGCCAGCCCCTACCTGGGCGCGGGCGAGGCGCGCGGGCCGGTGCTGGACGTGGAGTCGCTCATCCCCTCCGGCCTGGACGACCTGGAGAGCCACCTCGCGGTGGGCAAGCGCTTCGCGTCGGACGCGGCGCTCCTGTCCGCGCAGGTGCGGCCCTCGTCGCTGCCCTCGTCGGACCGGGTGGCCCGCTTGTGGGCCTTCTTCGCCGCCTACGCGGAGGCCGCCGCCCAGCACCCGCCCGCGGAAGAGGGCCGGGCCGCCTTCGAGCAGGCCCTCAAGGACCAGGGCTTCGCGCAGCTCCAGGACGCCCACACCGGGCAGAACGGCGTGGCGGCCGGCATGTGGGTGATGGACGCGCCCACGCCGGAAGAGGCCCGCGAGCGCGCGGACGCCGTCCAACTGGAGCCCCCGCCCGACGTGCGCCACTCCGAGCAGGCCGCCCCGCTCACCCCCGGCCTCTACCAGCCCCTGCCCGGCCCCTTCGTGCGCCGGGACGCCCAGGGCCGCCCCCTCCAGAACGACGATCCCCGGGACCGCCACGGCTCGGACCGCCGGCTGGGCGCCCGCATGTTCTGGAACGTGCTCCACACCTTCCGTGCGGGTGAGGACACGGAGGAATCCTCCGTCACCCAGGCCCAGTGGGACCGCATGGTCTTCGGCGCGGTGCTGGCCATGGTGGGCCTGGCCCTGGCGGCCATCGCGCTCGTCAGCTCCCTCTAG
- the hemF gene encoding oxygen-dependent coproporphyrinogen oxidase, producing MTATVDVEGLKGRMAAFIQKLQDDICGALEQLDGQGRFREDAWSRPGGGGGRSRVLEDGAVLEKAGVNISIVHGELEEAFAKKLQGEGRTFWAGGLSLVLHPKSPHVPTVHANYRFIHQGGRAWFGGGADLTPYYLDEEDAAHFHRTLKAACDAHDPTYYPRFKAACDSYFHLRHRGEARGLGGLFFENMGGDLEREFAFVQACGNSFIPAYLPIAQKHKDTPVTEGQRFWQEVRRGRYVEFNLVYDRGTIFGLETQGRTESILMSLPPRVRWRYDHHPEPGTPEARLLEVLRNPREWA from the coding sequence ATGACGGCGACGGTGGATGTGGAGGGGTTGAAGGGGCGCATGGCCGCCTTCATCCAGAAGCTCCAGGACGACATCTGCGGAGCGCTGGAGCAACTGGACGGCCAGGGCCGTTTCCGCGAGGACGCGTGGAGCCGCCCCGGCGGCGGTGGCGGCCGCAGCCGCGTGTTGGAGGACGGCGCCGTCCTGGAGAAGGCGGGCGTCAACATCTCCATCGTCCACGGCGAGTTGGAGGAGGCCTTCGCCAAGAAGCTCCAGGGCGAGGGGCGCACCTTCTGGGCCGGGGGCCTGTCGCTGGTGCTGCACCCGAAGAGCCCGCATGTGCCCACGGTGCACGCCAACTACCGCTTCATCCACCAGGGCGGGCGCGCGTGGTTCGGCGGCGGCGCGGACCTGACGCCGTACTACCTGGACGAAGAGGACGCGGCGCACTTCCACCGCACGCTCAAGGCCGCGTGCGACGCGCACGACCCCACGTACTACCCGCGCTTCAAGGCCGCGTGCGATTCGTACTTCCACCTGCGCCACCGGGGCGAGGCGCGCGGCCTGGGCGGCCTCTTCTTCGAGAACATGGGCGGCGACCTGGAGCGCGAGTTCGCCTTCGTGCAGGCGTGCGGCAACAGCTTCATCCCCGCGTACCTGCCCATCGCGCAGAAGCACAAGGACACGCCGGTGACGGAAGGACAGCGCTTCTGGCAGGAGGTGCGCCGGGGCCGCTACGTGGAGTTCAACCTCGTCTACGACCGGGGCACCATCTTCGGCCTGGAGACGCAGGGGCGCACGGAGTCCATCCTCATGTCGCTGCCGCCGCGCGTGCGCTGGCGCTACGACCACCACCCGGAGCCCGGCACGCCCGAGGCCCGGCTGCTGGAGGTGCTGCGCAATCCCCGGGAGTGGGCCTGA
- a CDS encoding DUF3467 domain-containing protein → MADTPTKPPEVQLQVQMTEEVSNGQYSNLVLTNHTDSEFVLDFLYVQPQQPLARVRSRIITSPRHAKRLLKALQEGVQRYEARFGAITLGEDEGPKH, encoded by the coding sequence ATGGCCGACACTCCGACGAAGCCCCCTGAAGTGCAGCTCCAGGTGCAGATGACCGAAGAGGTGTCCAATGGCCAGTACAGCAACCTGGTCCTGACGAACCACACGGACTCGGAGTTCGTGCTGGACTTCCTCTATGTCCAACCGCAGCAGCCCCTGGCCCGCGTCCGCTCGCGCATCATCACCAGCCCGCGCCACGCGAAGCGGCTCCTGAAGGCGCTCCAGGAAGGCGTGCAGCGCTACGAGGCGCGCTTCGGCGCCATCACCCTGGGCGAGGACGAAGGCCCCAAGCACTGA
- a CDS encoding alpha/beta hydrolase — protein MDGESTAPFALGHGPDACLLLHGFTGSPWEVRPLGEALAARGMRVLAPRLPGHGTTPEAMLDVDFRDWQACADQALASLAGHRRVFVAGLSMGALLALRLAAHQPEAVHALVLVAPAVRFKGARMALVRQLCRTPLLEWTTPWVDKGGTDISDPAALAQAPVLPAFPVARLRDLCRLQDLALADAPRVRCPVLVATAEQDHVVDPEGGRWLARRMKACPEVRQVAYREGFHIIPRDVCGARLGREVGDFLQPWRSEEDFRAQPDWAEGQGAPPP, from the coding sequence ATCGACGGGGAGTCCACCGCGCCCTTCGCCCTGGGGCACGGGCCGGACGCCTGCCTGCTGCTGCACGGCTTCACCGGCAGCCCCTGGGAGGTGCGTCCCCTGGGCGAGGCCCTGGCGGCGCGGGGGATGCGCGTGCTTGCGCCCCGGCTCCCGGGCCACGGCACCACGCCGGAGGCGATGCTGGACGTGGACTTCCGCGACTGGCAGGCCTGCGCGGACCAGGCGCTGGCGTCGCTCGCCGGACACCGCCGCGTGTTCGTCGCCGGACTGTCCATGGGCGCGCTCCTCGCGCTGCGGCTGGCCGCGCATCAACCGGAGGCCGTGCACGCGCTCGTGCTGGTGGCGCCCGCGGTGCGCTTCAAGGGCGCGCGCATGGCATTGGTGCGCCAGCTGTGCCGCACGCCGCTGCTCGAATGGACCACGCCCTGGGTGGACAAGGGCGGCACGGACATCTCCGACCCGGCCGCGCTGGCGCAGGCGCCGGTGCTGCCCGCGTTCCCGGTGGCCCGGCTGCGCGACCTGTGCAGGCTCCAGGACCTGGCGCTGGCGGACGCGCCCCGGGTGCGCTGCCCGGTGCTGGTGGCCACCGCGGAGCAGGACCACGTGGTGGATCCGGAGGGCGGACGCTGGCTCGCGCGGCGGATGAAGGCGTGTCCGGAGGTGCGGCAGGTGGCCTATCGGGAGGGCTTCCACATCATCCCGCGCGACGTGTGCGGGGCGCGGCTTGGCCGGGAGGTGGGGGACTTCCTCCAGCCGTGGCGCTCGGAGGAGGACTTCAGGGCTCAGCCGGATTGGGCGGAGGGGCAAGGCGCGCCACCGCCGTGA